ATCATAGAGAAAGTTGACATGAGCAAAAGAAGCCATGGATCTGTGGATTATAAATCATCCCCTCTGTCCTAATTGTATCCCATAAAGTCAATAAGTGCTGAGTTGTTCAGGATGAGCTTAAAACTCTGCATGATTCTAACAGTAGGATTATGTCAAAGTCTGCGTACAATATCCATGTAAGATTATCTACACTGAGATAAAGCAGATATCCAGGAGATGATCCAGGATGAGGTCAAACATCAGGGAGGGGGGTCTCATGGATGATGACCAGGCTGTGATTAGGCtatgattattgttattgttaataaatgGTCTTATAGGTTTAAATGTGTCAGTAGCAGTAAAATATTGAGAAGGTAGGTCATTTCATGGGGGGTTTTCTACATAATCAGCGCAATCTCCTctggacaaaaacaaacacaatgaaattctgaccaatttaaacattttgctaGTTCGGTATTATTAAGACCATTGACCAAATGCTTAGCTTTCCAGCATGCACTCATAAACATACAGCTAATCCAAAAGGATAACAGATTTACactcaggcataacattatgagcggtgaagtgaagaacactgataatctcttcatcatggcacctgttagggggtggatatatttattagacagcaagtgaacattttgtccttaaagttgacgtgtcaaaagcaggaaaaatgggtgagcgttAGGATATACGCGAGTTTgaaaaattgtgacgtctagacgtctgggtcagagcatctccaaaactgcagctcttgtgggatgttcctggtctgcagtgttcagtatcaaaagtgctccaaggaaggaacagtggtgaaccggcaacagggtcacgagcggccgaggctcattgatgcacgtgaggagcaaagtaaatgtttttggttACTGTAGCTTTTTCTGGTGTCTGTATTTACCATTTCCGGGAGACTTTAACTCTAATTTCTGTCCTTttcaaataatcaaatattttactttttactcaactacattttgtgaaatcagtcgtacaactggtcaaacacgcagcaagtcaccaatgacttattaatataattttatttatagaacagTGTGCTAAGAGGAACTTTCacaataataggaacattatagccataataaattatagtaatttggatacttaagtacatttaaaggaaatacttttgttttgagggagtattttacttttaataaagtAGTATTGTACCTAGTGTATCTCTAGGTAATTTTTCTCGTTTcttcaagtttatttttctaGATTTTTAGGTATAAAACATTAGACAGCATTTTATATATGGTTGATTCACTCCTCCTCTAAAGGGCGCCTGTGATTTACGTCATCAGAGCGCGCCGCTTACCTTGACATTAACGGCGCTGTATCCATGCGGAATGTTTTTGAAGTTTGTTAAAGGTATcgcatttctttttctgtttttaatacatGCTAAAATATTAATAGAATTTTTCTGAAATCGCAAGGGGTTTTCGAGGTGTCATATTGTTTACATTGACTTAAAAGGCTAGCATTGGGTTAGCTAAGTAGGTTCGAAGGTTATTTCTGCACATGGGTTTTTAATACTAATACATTCTGTTCATTTATAATCATGATTTCAGGGTAAAAGGAGTAAAACATGTCCGTGAAACAAGCCTCGATCCATGCTAAATGGATTATCGGGAGAGTCATTGGAACCAAGATGAACAAGACAGCAAAAGTCCGTGTTACTAGACTGGTCCTGGATCCATATTTACTCAAGGTACCAAACATCTGAGTTAAATAACAACATGATGAGGAATACTAACCCTAATTCTCACTcacctccttttcttcttcacctccaaaacatcctacagaccaccatccgatgctatctaactacactgtcccccaccaacaccttacagtctccaatttccttcctccactcttatgtcaccctatgatcctccttcttcttaaaatacgtgttcaccactgttatTTCAATcctagcaaaatctaccaccatctgcccttttacattcctttccttaaagccatacctacccatcacctccacatcacctctgttcccttcacctacatgcccattaaagtctgcaccaatctttcattcctagtttcaccttctaccacttccaCCAAAATCACTCCAGAATTGTTCCTACTCCTCCATCTGacaacccacttgtgaagcataagcactaatgacatttattatcactCCTCCAACTTctagcttcacgttcatcacgatattagaaactctcttcacctccactacactcttactgtactcttccttcagaatcccccctacaccatttctctttccatccagaccatgatagaacagtttaaacacctccaatgttcctgctcttactccctttccacttggtctcctgaacacacaacatatctacctttctcctctccatcatatcagcttcctctctccctttaccagtcatagtaccaacatttaaagtaccaacccgaacctccactctcctccacttctcctttcccttctgtctctgtagacgttttcctcctctccttctcctccttcggccaacagtagcccaattttcaccggtaccctgttggctaatgatacctgtgcTGGTCGTTGGTAAtccgggcctcgactgatccttttgctgctaaaacagttgtgACCAGtcgagctcgtctgttggatcgggcccccacgtgcattaatgagcctcggccgcccacgaccctgtcgctggtttaccactgttccttccttggaggacttttgatagatactgagcactgcagaccaggaacatcccacaagagctgcagttttggagacgctctgacccagacatctagacgtcacaatttgtcaaactcgctcaaaccCATTTTTCCCGCTTTGAGGacaaaaaatgttcacttgctgcctaataaatatcttcacccactaacaggtgccatgttgtgtatgttgagtgtgtgattaagttAATTAATCACAGGCACATTCGGTTAACTGATCTTTTGCTCCCTTTTTCATCACCAGTTTTACAACAAAAGGAAGACGTACTTCGCTCACGACGCCTTGCAGCAGTGCACCGTGGGAGACATCGTTTTGCTCAAGGCTTTGCCGGAGAGGCGAACCAAACACGTCAGGCATGAACTGGCGGAGATCGTGTTCAAAGTCGGGGCAGTGGTCGATCCCTTGACAGGCAAGAAGGTTGCAGGAGCGCAGTATATAGAACCTCTCACCGAATCCACAGAAAACCCAGAGGTGTCATTAACAGAAAAAATACAAGAGCTGAACATTTCTGCGGCTCCTCCACCCCCCAGTTCTGCCACTTAACGCCGTGTTTGTATATGAatgtatgaatataaatgtgtaCTTGTTGATCTGTGATTAAAAATCAGTTATGCGTGTGTGGTGACGTGTAACTTCCTGGAGTGTAAAGATTTTGCATAAAAGGgaatctcattccacatttagtctccatttgcctccacctccactcttctgaaatgttgttccaccagattctggaatgtgcttgtggagatttgagatTTATTCCACCATAagagtgttaataaagtcaggacGGTGAGAatgtgaggaggactggggtgcagtcagcgtgcacattcatcccaaagagctccatagcaggagatcttccatggTTTGGtgaagacgtccgatacaatggTGTGTTATGCAGAACCATATATATCTGGAAAAACTtatggtgtcccaatacttgtgtgtataatagtgttTGACTTGGCTGATATTAGACATTAACATAATTTAGCTGGTGTTTATTTTGGGGgcaccaccaaaaaaaaaaaagggaaactgACTTGTTCTTGTCTgaaatagggggaaaaaaatgcagaaaatcagcagtaaaaaacatttagatttCAGGCAACTGATTTTTATGAGTATTAtactgaaaaaacatttttttgtccaGTGCAGTatagcagaataaaaaaaccGCCACTGCCAACAAGCAGTTTCTGACTCCATCGTAATATCGGCACAGTCCCAGGCTGGTTAatgtttacattgtttttttcccctcttcaaagatttgtcttgtttttaaaaccattttgagttagtcatgaaaaaaaaacctttgtatgAAATTAGAGAACAAAAAGTATTTCCACGTTTTCTAAGAACGAAGTCACACAACATATCGCAtgcagaaacttttttttattcttggtGTGCATAATATCTAAATCCCATCAGGGTACTAGAACAGAGAACCAACACTGTAGTGTTACAGAACCTCAACATGAGGAACCTTCCACATCTTATCGTAACTCATCAATTACTAGGGGCAATTAAATAAAAGGTCTAtgctaaaaatctaaaatttctTGTACATATTAAAATTCTAAACAAATCCCAAACAAAAcaatactgacacacacacacacacaatacaatgaTACACACTTTATCCATGTGATTATAACTGCAAATTTTCCCCCCAAAAATGCTAATGctgcatacactatatgggcaaaagtttgtggacacctgagcataagatttaaaaaaaaaaatgtaatattttattatagcaTAATGACTATAATAtctaaagtcaggtattgaggTGAGAACGTGAGGAGGCATTTAGGTGCTCAATACGGTTATTTAAAacctatagcaagagatcttccactccaacccatgtaaagcatatcttcatggagaaacatcatgctggaacaggtttggatctcggAGCTCAGCGCAAGACGTCGGATGCAatccaactttgtgttaacaatTTACAGAAGAACCTGGAAAATtcaggtttcccaatactttttgttcatatagtgtatatatttcattaaaaacaaccACATGGAACTGTTTAACTTAACTTTCCACATAGTTAGAAAATCGCCAATAATACTTTATTGGTAAAAtgaactataaaaaatatagatttcATGTTTCTCAATGAATCAAAGTGATGTGTTGGAGTTACAGCCTGTGGTATTGTTCTTTTGTTACTGTCTAAATTCCTACTTGGCACTGGAAAGTTTCGAGCGGTTATCTGGGACTCGATTCTGCCGTCCTCTGAATGTGAGAAACCTCGATCACCGGCATTAAGAGCTGGAACGCATCCTGGATATATGAAGCGCTGTTGGAGGCctgggaataaaataaaaacgatttaataaaaatttaacattttagctTTGAAAAAAAACGTGTACCATAAtgtccggactattaaacgcacccaaatataagccgcacccacagaattttacaaagatgtttattttgaacataaatacgtcgcacctgtctataagccgcatacactgaaactaatgaactttacacaggctttaatgaaagacagtgtctgttacacggcttgtatctaaacagtagcctaccaagaaagtcattgttcactgtcttcctccttcctttcacaactatttctctcaggagtttatcttttggcatcgtcgtgcgtttaaaaatcaccatcggtgaatcttttctcctgatgccgtgcagctcagaacacaggtgaagtgtgttttcatgcccgttTTTTTttagcgtgatgaatgattcgcatttcctgtagacagtccgagtgagaggcaggtcaaacgtcagaggaacatcatccatatttatgatgtggtgcggcccgattcagtgggagcgcatctgatttaatataaagagtttcattggttcacctgaacccgttcagcaattacattggtctaatgttatggggtttagttttttggcttgaagtttgtgaaaccgggaaaaacccaggaaaaaatccataaattagccgcttcgttgtttaagccgtggggttcaaaatgtgggaaaaaaatagcggcttatagtccggaaaatacggtatatgcTTTTTCTAATATCAACACCAGTGACGATCAGGTCCAGCAAAACCTTCTCTGCtgacctaaacactatcagaagcactgacctacatttacaacctaaattctaatatttgttcaatgaaattgtattaatttaacagtttattttcttcattatttattctctttactattttcttttcttttttgtttctggggtttttttcccccagaaagAAACCTTCTCAGAagagaaacccatcctcatctgacaCAAGATAGTGCCATTATACACGACGCTTCTTTAGTGTTCTATAGAGTCAAAAAGCACAAGTGATGAAATGTGAATTGATTGAACAAACCTCCAGGAAAACGCCAGTGATTAATGGATTCAGAACCTCTCCCTTCTCATttgtctgcaaaaaaaattatatttgggtcaaaataaagatttataagAACAAACACTTTGTAGACAAAAGttttttgtggacacctgagcacaaGATCtttcctccaactttgtggtcacatatggctgggggaagtcgggtgtcccaatacttttgatcaCACTGTGTaattcataaacagatgtgtgGACGGAGGGACTGTACTTTCTCTTACCCCAATTGTAGCTAAACAAGCTGTGAATTTCTTCGACAGCACTGATATCTCCTTGCAGAGAACAATCGTGATCCTGAatgcagaaaaaataataataataaagcaccagggatgttgttttttaattatatataaaaaaaaaaataccaacacATCatccaatgtaaaaaaaagcaacGTACTGTGCCAGGACTTTGGCTTGTTCCAGAGCAGTGACCTCCTCAACACTGGTATGAAGAAGCATTTCTGCCACCTTGTGGAACTGCTCAATAGATCTGGCTGTGAGCTCGGCCAAGCTCGTGATAGCATAACAGTGAGCATCCTGCAACGAGGGACGCAAACGCTACAAAATCGAATCATGCGATAGGGAAAAGGAACAgttcacactgcaaaaaaactgaatctaataaaaaaaagagggatcAGTCAGACCTCGACGGTGCACGTGATCACCGGGGCCTCCTGCTCGCTGCTCTCGTCCTGC
This Silurus meridionalis isolate SWU-2019-XX chromosome 15, ASM1480568v1, whole genome shotgun sequence DNA region includes the following protein-coding sequences:
- the mrps17 gene encoding 28S ribosomal protein S17, mitochondrial: MSVKQASIHAKWIIGRVIGTKMNKTAKVRVTRLVLDPYLLKFYNKRKTYFAHDALQQCTVGDIVLLKALPERRTKHVRHELAEIVFKVGAVVDPLTGKKVAGAQYIEPLTESTENPEVSLTEKIQELNISAAPPPPSSAT